Proteins from a genomic interval of Medicago truncatula cultivar Jemalong A17 chromosome 3, MtrunA17r5.0-ANR, whole genome shotgun sequence:
- the LOC25490033 gene encoding GTP-binding nuclear protein Ran/TC4, whose amino-acid sequence MALPNQQTVDYPSFKLVIVGDGGTGKTTFVKRHLTGEFEKKYEPTIGVEVHPLDFFTNCGKIRFYCWDTAGQEKFGGLRDGYYIHGQCAIIMFDVTARLTYKNVPTWHRDLCRVCENIPIVLCGNKVDVKNRQVKAKQVTFHRKKNLQYYEISAKSNYNFEKPFLYLARKLAGDPNLHFVESPALAPPEVQIDLVAQQQHENELQQAANQPLPDDDDDAFE is encoded by the exons ATG GCTTTGCCCAATCAGCAAACCGTTGATTACCCTAGCTTCAAGCTTGTCATCGTCGGCGATGGTGGCACAG GAAAAACAACATTCGTGAAGAGGCATCTTACTGGAGAGTTTGAGAAGAAATATGAAC CTACAATTGGTGTGGAAGTGCATCCATTGGATTTCTTCACAAACTGCGGCAAGATTCGCTTCTACTGCTGGGATACTGCTGGACAAGAGAAGTTTGGTGGTCTCAGAGATGGATACTA TATCCATGGGCAGTGTGCGATTATAATGTTTGATGTTACTGCCCGACTGACTTACAAGAATGTCCCTACCTGGCACCGTGACCTTTGCCG TGTTTGTGAAAACATCCCTATTGTTCTTTGCGGCAACAAGGTTGATGTGAAGAACAGACAAGTAAAGGCAAAGCAGGTTACCTTCCACAGAAAAAAGAATTTGCAGTACTATGAGATTTCAGCTAAGAGCAACTATAACTTTGAGAAGCCTTTCTTGTACCTAGCCAGGAAACTTGCAGG TGATCCTAACTTGCACTTTGTAGAATCTCCTGCACTGGCTCCACCAGAAGTTCAAATCGATTTGGTTGCACAACAACA ACATGAGAATGAGCTTCAACAAGCTGCTAACCAACCACTTCCTGATGATGACGACGATGCATTTGAGTAG
- the LOC11429973 gene encoding potassium channel AKT1: MMYESHNDDDALDHERNMNMMENHNGDGILPEHDDGSMYSLTGGAPLPPLGDFGAKRTKLRRRTISPNDRRYRWWQMFLVVLVFYTAWVSPFEFGFLNEPLRPLSITDNVVNIIFFFDIWLTFFVAYYDKTTYLLVDSHGPIARRYLRTWFLFDLVSTIPYELAHRLFPRLDTYGYFGMLRLWRLRRVSAMFARLEKDRHYNYFWLRCSKFICVTLFVVHNGACIFYFLADHYAKDLSTTWLGLVPDAVDKKNTMSLYVASVYWSIITVSTVGYGDLHPVNTREMLFDIFFILFNQGLTAYIIGNMTNLAVHATSRTRQYRYTVQAAANFARRNKIPIHLEEQMLSHLFMKYRTDLEGVQQQEIIDSLPKAIQSSISYYLFFSMMDNVYLFKGVSKDLIFQLVTEMKAEYFPPKEDVILDNEAPTDFYIFVTGAAELIKRVNGVEHVVGKVHAKDLVGEVGVLCYRPQPYTVRTKRLSQILRLSRATFLNILHSSVGDGTIIMNNFLNHLQTSDIPGLDAILEETEAMLARGKTDLPISTCFAAGRSDKRLLQRLLKKGSDPNETDRNGRTALHISASNGNESFVTLLLKFGADPNAKDLDGNIPLWEAMIGGHESVKKMLIDKGADIFCVDAGHLACSAVDKNSIELLKELKELGVDVTKPEMSGITALHKAVSDRNVEMVKFLLDLGAKVDMQDDHGWTPRALAENQGHDEIKNIFQNIKENKQTAPVSPIPEDGTPNVSSFQSAPVMPDARGSLDNMLQPPNQEELPWLDSHRRQRANTFHNSIFGMISAANYDKKDLGVSESRITNTANMNGIVARVTLICPEKGEHAVKLAFLPDSLEELLDIGAKKFDFSPTKILTKEGAEIDDIDLIRDGDHLIIAK; encoded by the exons ATGATGTATGAAAGCCACAACGATGATGATGCCTTAGATCATGAGAGAAATATGAACATGATGGAAAATCATAATGGAGATGGAATTCTCCCGGAACACGATGATGGCAGCATGTACAGCCTCACTGGCGGAGCTCCACTTCCGCCTCTAGGCGATTTCGGAGCCAAAAGAaccaaactccgtcgaagaacCATCTCCCCCAATGACCGTCGCTACAG ATGGTGGCAGATGTTTTTGGTGGTGTTAGTGTTCTACACTGCATGGGTGTCACCATTTGAATTCGGGTTCTTGAATGAACCTTTGAGACCTCTTTCGATTACTGATAATGTTgtgaatataatatttttctttgatatttgGTTAACTTTCTTTGTTGCTTACTATGACAAAACTACGTATTTGCTTGTGGATAGCCATGGGCCTATTGCGAGGAGATATCTAAGAACATGGTTTCTATTTGATCTCGTTTCCACTATTCCTTATGAACTCGCCCACAGATTATTTCCTAGACTCGACACTTATGGCTACTTCGGTATGCTTCGCCTTTGGCGTCTTCGCAGAGTCAGTGCCATGTTTGCAAG ATTAGAAAAGGATAGACATTATAACTACTTCTGGTTGCGGTGTTCAAAGTTTATTTGT GTTACTCTATTTGTAGTACATAATGGAGCCTGCATTTTCTACTTTCTTGCCGACCATTATGCTAAAGACCTAAGCACAACGTGGCTTGGGCTTGTTCCTGATGCGGTTGACAAGAAGAATACGATGTCTCTCTACGTAGCATCAGTATACTGGTCCATTATCACTGTTTCAACAGTTGGTTATGGTGATCTGCATCCTGTAAATACAAGGGAGATGCTATTTGACATTTTCTTTATACTCTTTAATCAGGGACTTACTGCATACATCATTGGAAACATGACAAATCTAGCTGTTCATGCCACAAGCAGAACTAGGCAATAT AGGTACACAGTACAAGCTGCCGCAAATTTTGCCCGCCGGAATAAGATACCTATCCACTTGGAAGAACAGATGCTTTCTCATTTGTTCATGAAGTACCGAACCGATTTGGAAGGAGTGCAGCAACAAGAGATTATTGATTCCCTTCCAAAAGCTATTCAATCTAGTATCTCATACTACTTATTCTTTTCAATGATGGACAACGTATACTTGTTTAAGGGAGTGTCAAAAGACCTAATTTTTCAATtg gtCACAGAGATGAAGGCGGAGTATTTTCCTCCAAAGGAAGATGTGATTTTGGATAATGAAGCACCAAcagacttttatatttttgtcacCGGTGCCGCG GAACTTATCAAACGGGTGAATGGAGTAGAACAT GTCGTTGGTAAGGTACATGCAAAAGATCTTGTTGGTGAAGTAGGAGTTCTATGTTACAGGCCGCAGCCGTATACAGTCCGGACTAAACGATTGAGCCAAATTTTGCGCTTGAGTCGTGCTACATTTCTAAATATTCTTCATTCAAGTGTTGGAGATGGGACAATAATCATGAACAACTTTCTAAAT CATTTGCAAACTTCTGATATTCCAGGGTTGGATGCTATTTTGGAAGAAACAGAGGCCATGTTGGCTCGTGGTAAAACAGATCTACCTATCAGCACATGCTTTGCAGCAGGCAGAAGTGACAAACGACTGTTACAACGGTTGCTGAAGAAGGGCTCAGATCCAAATGAAACAGACAGGAATGGAAGAACAGCACTG CATATCTCAGCTTCTAATGGTAATGAGTCTTTTGTAACTCTGCTTCTAAAGTTTGGTGCTGATCCAAATGCCAAAG ATTTGGATGGAAATATCCCACTATGGGAAGCAATGATCGGTGGACATGAATCTGTCAAAAAAATGCTCATAGACAAGGGTGCAGACATATTTTGTGTTGATGCAGGGCATCTAGCATGCTCTGCAGTTGATAAAAATAGCATTGAATTGCTTAAGGAACTCAAAGAACTCGGTGTGGATGTGACAAAACCCGAAATGAGCGGAATCACTGCCCTGCATAAAGCAGTAAGTGACAGAAATGTAGAGATGGTAAAGTTCCTTTTGGACCTAGGAGCTAAAGTTGATATGCAAGATGATCATGGCTGGACTCCAAGGGCTTTGGCAGAAAATCAAGGCCacgatgaaattaaaaatatattccaaaacattaaagaaaacaaacaaacagcACCTGTTAGTCCAATACCAGAAGATGGTACGCCTAATGTGTCGTCGTTTCAAAGTGCACCCGTTATGCCTGATGCTCGTGGATCCCTAGATAACATGCTACAACCACCTAATCAAGAAGAGTTGCCATGGTTAGATAGTCATCGGAGGCAAAGGGCCAACACCTTTCATAATTCAATTTTCGGGATGATATCTGCTGCCAATTACG ATAAAAAAGATCTTGGGGTATCTGAAAGCAGAATCACGAATACTGCGAACATGAATGGAATAGTAGCTAGAGTGACACTTATTTGTCCAGAAAAAGGTGAACATGCTGTAAAGCTTGCTTTTCTGCCCGATTCCCTCGAAGAACTGCTAGACATTGGTGCCAAAAAGTTTGATTTCTCACCCACCAAAATTTTGACCAAAGAAGGAGCTGAAATTGACGATATAGATCTTATAAGAGATGGTGATCATCTTATTATTGCAAAGTGA
- the LOC11428836 gene encoding probable boron transporter 7, whose protein sequence is MGAPFEGIIQDVKGRVKCYKQDWVCAICSGVSILAPTFYIFSASALPVIAFGEQLSRDTDGSLSTVETLASTAICGIIHSIIGGQPLLILGVAEPTVIMYTYLYTFCKNTPQLGTKLFLAWAGWVCVWTALMLILLAIFNACNIITRFTRIAGELFGMLITVLFFQEAIKGLVGEFSTPKVENPSSEELQFQWRYTNGLLAVIFSFGLIVTAVKSRKARTWRYGSRRLRGFIADYGVPVMVVLWTAVSYIMPDDIPNGVPRRLFCPLPWEPASLYHWTVVKDMWKVPVVYIFGAIIPALMIAGLYFFDHSVASQMAQQKEFNLQKPSAYHYDVFLLGIMTLICGLLGLPPSNGVLPQSPMHTKSLAVLRRQLIRKRVVKSAKECMEQQSTSSELYGKMQAVFIEMDTAPTVKELETLKEAVMKSDTKGCAMEPFDPEKYIDTYLPVRVNEQRMTNLLQSLLIGLSIIGISVIKRIPTSVLWGYFAYMAIDSLPGNQFWERILLLFVTPSRRFKILQDTHASFVETVPFKTIAGFTALQLAYFLFCFGVTWIPIGGILFPLPFFLLIILRERLLPKIFKPNHLQELDASEYEEIIGAPCAVRSMSLRDREPRDSDNDGSSEDYYDAEILDEMTTNRGELKLRTVSFNDRNRSNSFNDRNHSNSFNDRNHSNSFNEDRHN, encoded by the exons ATGGGCGCACCATTTGAGGGAATCATTCAAGATGTCAAAGGAAGAGTTAAATGCTATAAACAAGATTGGGTCTGCGCAATCTGTTCCGGCGTTAG CATATTGGCTCCAACTTTCTACATATTTTCTGCGTCCGCTCTTCCGGTTATTGCTTTCGGAGAACAACTTAGTAGGGATACAGATGGAAGCTTGAGCACTGTAGAAACATTGGCATCTACTGCCATTTGTGGAATTATTCATTCAATTATAGGTGGCCAACCTTTGTTGATTTTAGGAGTTGCAGAACCAACTGTTATAATGTACACTTATCTCTACACTTTCTGCAAAAATACACCTCAATTGGGTACCAAGCTCTTTCTAGCTTGGGCTGGTTG GGTTTGTGTTTGGACGGCATTGATGTTAATTTTGCTTGCAATTTTCAATGCTTGCAATATTATCACTAGATTTACAAGAATTGCAGGGGAGTTATTTGGCATGCTAATCACTGTTCTTTTCTTTCAAGAGGCTATAAAG GGACTGGTAGGCGAGTTCAGCACTCCCAAGGTTGAAAATCCTTCGTCGGAGGAATTGCAATTCCAATGGCGGTATACCAATGGACTACTTGCAGTCATTTTCTCTTTTGGGCTAATTGTCACTGCAGTTAAAAGCAGAAAAGCAAGAACATGGCGATATGGATCAA GGAGGCTGCGAGGCTTTATTGCAGATTATGGTGTTCCAGTGATGGTAGTGTTGTGGACTGCAGTATCTTATATAATGCCCGATGACATTCCAAATGGTGTTCCTAGAAGGCTGTTTTGTCCACTTCCCTGGGAACCTGCATCTCTTTATCACTGGACAGTAGTGAAG GATATGTGGAAGGTACCCGTGGTTTATATATTTGGGGCAATTATTCCAGCTTTGATGATAGCAGGTTTATACTTTTTCGATCATAGCGTGGCCTCTCAGATGGCACAACAGAAAGAATTCAACCTTCAAAAGCCATCTGCCTACCATTATGATGTTTTCCTACTTGGAATAATG ACTCTGATTTGTGGCCTCCTTGGCCTTCCTCCTTCAAATGGAGTCCTTCCACAGTCTCCCATGCATACAAAGAGTTTGGCAGTTCTTAGGAGGCAG CTGATCCGAAAGAGGGTTGTGAAAAGCGCCAAGGAATGCATGGAACAACAGAGTACCAGCTCTGAATTATATGGAAAAATGCAAGCTGTGTTCATTGAAATGGATACAGCCCCTACC gTTAAAGAATTGGAGACTTTGAAAGAAGCTGTAATGAAATCTGATACCAAGGGTTGTGCAATGGAACCTTTTGATCCTGAGAAATACATAGATACTTATTTACCAGTCCGAGTTAATGAACAAAGAATGACCAACTTATTGCAGTCCCTCCTGATTGGTTTATCGATAATAGGCATCTCTGTTATCAAAAGGATACCAACCTCGGTTTTATGGGGATATTTTGCTTACATGGCAATAGATAGTCTTCCGGGGAATCAGTTCTGGGAAAGGATATTGCTCCTCTTTGTCACCCCAAGCCGGCGTTTCAA AATATTGCAAGATACACATGCCTCATTTGTGGAGACAGTACCATTCAAGACCATAGCTGGATTTACAGCCTTACAGTTGGCATATTTTCTGTTCTGTTTCGGGGTCACATGGATACCGATAGGTGGAATATTGTTTCCGCTACCATTCTTCCTTCTCATAATTCTAAGAGAACGCCTCCTTCCAAAGATATTCAAGCCTAACCATCTTCAGGAACTTGATGCTTCTGAGTATGAGGAAATTATTGGCGCTCCATGTGCTGTACGTAGTATGTCACTCAGG GATAGGGAGCCACGTGATAGTGATAATGATGGAAGCTCGGAAGATTACTATGATGCAGAGATATTGGATGAGATGACAACCAACAGGGGAGAGTTGAAACTTAGAACTGTAAGCTTCAATGATCGAAACCGCAGCAACAGCTTTAATGATCGAAACCACAGTAACAGCTTCAATGATCGAAACCACAGTAACAGCTTCAATGAAGACAGACACAATTAA
- the LOC11432476 gene encoding 1-deoxy-D-xylulose-5-phosphate synthase, chloroplastic, whose protein sequence is MMGTVCARYPFVIPFHSQTLTRRLDCSISQFPLSRITYSSSSRILIHRVCSRPDIDDFYWEKVPTPILDTVQNPLCLKNLSQQELKQLAAEIRLELSSILSGTQILLNPSMAVVDLTVAIHHVFHAPVDKILWDVGDQTYAHKILTGRRSLMKTIRKKNGLSGFTSRFESEYDAFGAGHGCNSISAGLGMAVARDIKGRRERVVAVISNWTTMSGQVYEAMSNAGYLDSNLVVILNDSRHSLLPKIEDGSKTSVNALSSTLSRLQSSKSFRKFREAAKGVTKRIGRGMHELAAKVDEYARGMMGPPGSTLFEELGLYYIGPVDGHNIEDLISVLQEVASLDSMGPVLIHVITNENQVEEHNKKSYMTDKQQDESVSFDLLDNAGRLQTYGDCFVESLVAEAEKDKDIVVVHAGITTEPSLKLFMEKFPDRIFNVGIAEQHAVTFASGLSCGGLKPFCIIPSSFLQRAYDQVVHDVDQQKVPVRFVITSAGLVGSDGPLQCGAFDITFMSCLPNMIVMAPSDEAELVHMVATAAHINDQPVCFRYPRGALVGKDEAILDGIPIEIGKGRILVEGKDVALLGYGSMVQNCLKAYSLLANLGIEVTVADARFCKPLDIELLRQLCKHHSFLITVEEGSIGGFGSHVAQFIALDGLLDRRIKWRPIVLPDSYIEHASPNQQLNQAGLTGHHIAATALSLLGRTREALSFMCL, encoded by the exons ATGATGGGTACTGTTTGTGCTAGATACCCATTTGTAATCCCTTTCCATTCCCAAACCCTAACTCGCAGATTGGATTGCTCAATCTCCCAATTCCCCCTTTCCAGAATCacatattcttcttcttctagaaTCTTAATTCATCGAGTATGTTCACGACCTGATATTGATGATTTCTACTGGGAGAAAGTTCCAACACCCATTCTTGACACAGTTCAAAACCCTCTTTGCTTGAAGAACCTTTCTCAGCAAGAGTTGAAACAACTAGCTGCTGAAATCCGTTTAGAGTTGTCTTCTATTTTGTCGGGCACGCAAATATTACTGAATCCTAGTATGGCTGTGGTGGACCTCACAGTTGCAATACATCATGTTTTTCATGCTCCAGTTGACAAGATTTTGTGGGATGTCGGTGATCAA ACATATGCGCATAAGATACTTACAGGACGGAGATCGCTCATGAAGacaataagaaaaaagaatggTCTTTCTGGTTTTACTTCTCGATTTGAGAGTGAATACGATGCATTTGGTGCTGGTCATGGATGCAACAGTATTTCTGCCGGACTTG GAATGGCTGTTGCGAGGGATATTAAAGGGAGACGAGAACGTGTAGTTGCAGTTATCAGCAATTGGACAACTATGTCTGGCCAGGTCTATGAGGCAATGAGCAATGCAGGTTATTTGGACTCAAATTTGGTGGTGATTTTGAACGATAGCCGCCACTCTTTACTCCCAAAAATTGAGGACGGCTCGAAAACCTCTGTCAATGCTCTATCCAGTACCCTTAGCAGGCTCCAATCCAGTAAATCTTTCCGAAAATTTAGAGAAGCTGCTAAG GGTGTTACAAAACGTATTGGCAGAGGCATGCATGAATTAGCAGCTAAAGTTGATGAATATGCTCGTGGTATGATGGGTCCACCAGGTTCTACTCTATTTGAAGAGCTTGGGTTGTATTACATAGGCCCAGTGGATGGACACAATATCGAAGATCTGATAAGTGTTCTTCAAGAAGTAGCTTCCCTGGATTCAATGGGCCCTGTCTTGATTCATGTTATAACTAATGAAAATCAGGTTGaagaacacaataaaaaaagttacatgACAGACAAGCAGCAGGATG AATCGGTTAGTTTTGATTTGTTAGACAATGCTGGTCGGCTTCAAACATATGGTGATTGCTTTGTGGAGAGTTTGGTAGCCGAAGCTGAGAAAGACAAAGATATTGTGGTTGTTCATGCAGGAATCACGACAGAGCCATCGCTTAAACTGTTTATGGAAAAATTTCCAGATAGGATTTTTAATGTGGGAATTGCTGAGCAACACGCTGTCACATTTGCTTCTGGTTTATCATGTGGTGGATTGAAGCCATTTTGCATTATACCTTCTTCCTTTTTACAGAGAGCCTATGACCAG GTGGTTCACGATGTTGATCAACAGAAAGTTCCAGTGCGTTTTGTCATTACAAGTGCAGGATTGGTAGGTTCAGATGGTCCCCTCCAGTGTGGAGCATTTGATATAACGTTCATGTCATGCTTACCAAATATGATTGTCATGGCACCATCTGATGAGGCTGAACTTGTGCACATGGTGGCGACTGCTGCTCATATCAATGACCAACCAGTTTGCTTTCGGTATCCTAGGGGTGCCTTGGTTGGGAAAGACGAAGCTATACTTGATGGAATTCCAATTGAG ATTGGAAAGGGAAGAATTCTTGTTGAAGGTAAAGATGTTGCCTTATTGGGATATGGATCAATGGTTCAGAACTGTCTAAAGGCTTATTCACTTCTTGCAAATCTTGGCATTGAGGTGACTGTTGCTGATGCAAGGTTCTGCAAACCCCTTGACATCGAGCTTCTGAGGCAGCTTTGTAAACACCATTCTTTTCTAATTACCGTTGAGGAAGGATCTATTGGAGGATTTGGTTCCCATGTTGCTCAATTTATTGCTCTTGATGGACTTCTCGACCGAAGAATTAAG TGGCGACCAATTGTCTTACCAGATAGTTATATTGAACATGCATCACCAAATCAACAGCTTAACCAAGCAGGGTTGACTGGACATCACATTGCTGCCACAGCATTGAGTTTGCTGGGCCGTACCCGTGAAGCACTATCCTTTATgtgtttgtga